The sequence GATTCTTGTGGCAACAAAACAAGAAGCTGCCATAATTGAGCGTGAAGCAGCTCAGGAAACAATAGAAAGCAACCAACCCACATCAGCTGTTGAAAGTCTGATGCAATGTGGTATAAAACATCCCTTTTCAATGGCAACTACAGCTCAATAGGAGACACTTCTGCACTTGCGTGTGTTCCAGCACATGAGCGATGTTGGTATTTTCCCACActtccttccctgctctgcttctttGTGGACATAATTGTTATTGACATGAATACCGGATGTAATTTTGTGTTATTCTTAGAAACATTTCAGCTCCCAACTGAGGCCTGAAGAGATCAGACCCCCATTTTCCTGACTTAGTTCCTCTGCTACTGTTACAGGAGGTCAGAGGAGCCACCCCACAAATAACCTACAGAAATGTTCCATCAAGAAAGATCAAGTGTAACCAGATCCCAAGTCACCCTGCAGAGGAACTACCTACAACGTCAGCCACAGGGCAAGGGCTTAGTGTTTGTTAATGGTGCTGGAGTGATAATCCACTCCTCTGACGCTAGACTATATGAAGAGCCGTGCCAAGAAAGCAGCAATTCAACTAAAATGTGAAGTCTATTGTTCTACAAACTTATCTGTCTTTCTGCTAAGGATTGTGGTGGCCAGCCACATCTTTTATCGACCTCACAATAAGCTTTGTGCTAGCCTGGAGCAGTTACATACTTGAACACGTTTGGCACTATAAACAACTCCCCACCTTCATGTAGGGAGactggcaaaaagaaaattctcctCATATAAAACTGACTTTTCAATTTAATAGTTCATAATATATAAAGTAAACATGGAATAAGAACACACAAACCTAACCTGCTCTTCCTCAAATATCAAAATCCAGctcccctttcctttctgaagatAAAATTATTCGGCTTCTGAAATGTTAATGGACAGTCACAAGGAGAAGCCAGGTTCAGGGGATGATATTTCTGGTGTTTTCAGCTAGGGAATAAGCTTCAGATGCCTGGAATTACCAGATTTTAGTTCTCCAGTAGGACCATTACTGCCTGTCTCTCCAGAAGGCTGGTGGTATTGGACATAGATAattatctggaaaacaaaacccagacaaTCTTTAGGTAGAATTCAAGCTGACATGGCATCCTGCTGTCCTTGAGCTACCAGGCCTCAGAAGTGATACAGAGAATTATCAAACTGCCATGAAACACCTCTACAACAAACCACATCAGTGCATACACTTCCCACAGCACAGATTTGCCTGTTCTCTTCAGACTACTGCAGTTTCTAGGCTGATTTCTACTACTGTCATCTTTCAGCTTCTCAGAGTAGGAGCATCTTCTAACAACACAGATCGAGCTCTGTTGGTGCCTCTGCACCACAGAGGCACATCAGGCTTCACAGTAAAACACATCAGGAAAATCTGAAATCACAGGAGAAAAGAGCTCATTTGAATTCCAAAAACAAGTGTTAGGTATGCATGTGTTCCTCCCTACcccaagaaagaagaaacaaaatctcACAGCTTTTTGAGTGAGGATGAAAACCATGAAACTACGTAAAATTATCTCCTCTCACACACATTTGGGGTCATGGAAAGAATCTGCATTCTAGGAGCTCAGGAATTACAAgcacagagagagggagaaaaagcacaCAGTGCCCACCAGCCTACAGACAGCTCACACACCCGACAGCTCTTCACAACACCTTGGGGCACGAGCACCCTGGTGACAGACACAGACCACAACCTGGCCTGCTTATCCACTATCTGCACCACCAAGTCCTGCTAACAGCCCTTTTGCTGAGGGAAATCCATATTACAGACTCCGTTTTCATTATTTGTTAGACAAAGTGGAGAGCTGCTATGAGGTTATGTTTGCCTTGTGCATCTGGAACATTGAGCACTCAGGGAATGGATATGAGTTCTTGCCCATCTTTTATAACTTAACACAAAGTAATCTTatcaagacaagaaaaaaacacaaccacatTTGAGCAACCTGTTGCAGTATAAGCTTCAAAAACATGAACTGAAAGACGAAACGCCATGGTTGAAGGTATCCGAAGCTCCCATCAGGGTTGAATTCCTTCCCTCTCCAAGCGGTTGCTGGCATCCCTCCTGACCAATAGATGTTGCTATCCCCCTTCTGTTTGTTGCAGGGCCAAAGTACTAAAATGctctttccctgctgcccttTGCAATTCAGTGGGTATCTCCAgccatgcttttatttctgttggtaAAGACAGCAAAACCGACATACAACCACAGATACACAGTACAGCATAATATCATGATATGCCCTGCACCAGCAGAGTCTCCCAGTGCTGAACTTGGAAAACCATCTTTGACCTTGGCACTGCTCTTGATGTCAGGTCATTGACGGGTAACATGTCCCTCCTTCCTTAGTCCACTTCAGTGGTCTCTTGACTTTTCTCCAGTCTAGTATTTAGGATCATCCCAACTGTCCTGGGTGGGGACCCCTTTCTCCACATCGATCTGAATACACACCtctcccccaaccccccaacCTCCCTTTCTGCCATGGCAGAGGTcaccaatggaaaaaaaaataattctaccAGGAAGACTTTGAAAGTCTCATCAGGAAACATCAGCTGCTGCGAAGGCTGCTCTTTCCAGATCTGAATAAGACACCTGGGCATCAATTAGCTCTTCACTGTGAGGCTCCCTGTTCATGCATGCATCTGAGAGAATCCCATTTTTGCAGGAATGTGGGAGATGCCCATTTGTCTCCACGTCCAGAGCATTTCCGTTCTGGTGCCATTCCAAGCCaactttgcatttgtttaaGTCCTGTTTTTCAGGATCCCTGTGGATTTCTCCATTGGTGTACACCTCTAAGGCATACTCGCTGATTCGTATGCTGGCATTCTCTGCATCCCCGCCATGAGTGGAAGTCCTAGAGCTGGCTGTTCCTGCCTTGAACGGCTCCTTCCGGCCCAAGATATGCTGGCTGATGATTTTGCGGAAGGTGTATCGGAACTCCCTGATTCGGTAGGCATAAATTAGAGGATTTACAACCGAGTTGGCATGAGACAGGATAATAGCCAGATACATTAGCCAGAGGGGAGCATGGGCACAATTTGGGCAAAAAAGGGTAAAGCAGTTAATAATATGCAGCGGAAGCCAGCAGACTGCAAACAACCCGACAATGATAGCTAAAGACTTAGCTGCATGGACTTCCTTCTGCAAAGTGGAGCGAGAACGTTCCCCATGTACCATCTTGTTCTCCATCTGCTTGAGCTGCCGCCGGGCTGCCATGAAGATTTTCAAGTAGATACCAAACATgaggaggaggggcaggagcacACAGGCAAAAAAGTTGTAGTAGACCATGTATTCCATGGTGACCACAGCCTCAAAGAGACATGCCACCATACTGTTGCTGCAGTTGATGGGAGAGGTCTTATTGGAACCCAGCTCTTCAATCTGGGAACGATTGTGCCACCCTAGCATTGGTGTCAAGCCGATGATGAAAGATAATACCCAGCAGATGGCAATGATACCTTTAGCTCGAGAGCCAGTCACCAAGCCATTGTACCTATAAAGCAGAGGAAACAGGAATCATATCAGTATTGTTCAACAAGCCTCTGATACCCACACAACTTCCCAATGTCCCAAAAGACGCCAAGAAAGGCACCTGCTTCTTCAGATGGGCCTTTGAACTGCCATGCAGAAcccacacagcacagcatggaCTCCACAATGACATTGTATGCCACCTatttccctcccctttcctttAGGTGGTGAGGAGGTgacagaaaagcagggaaattaATACAGTTTTCATCTGTGTTCCTTCACTCCACCAGACCACTGGGTCATGCATGTAGATCTTGCAGCCTGGATAATGAACAGCACTGCTCTGACCCTTGGTGAAGACCACTGTGGCTCTCTGGctgaaggctgaggtactcCTCCTTTCTGGCAAAGGAGCAGCCTTATGGCACAGGATTGCTGTGTCTTGTAGTGGATCTGTGAGCCAAATAGCACAAAAGAACTCGGAGGCGCAGTGCCATCGACCTTGTGTCCGTGTTCAGGTGTGCTCCAGGGAAATTCTGCTGACTCAATCACAGAAGCCAGGCTGGCATCACCTTGCACAGCATCTCACTCTGCTCCACAATGGCACTTTCAGGAAGGGCCAGCACCACCAACCTTCCTTAAATAACTGAGACAAGTCAGCAGTTTTCCTCACCAGCCCAAGTAAGCTGACCCCATATCCTTTTCAAACAGGAGGAGCTAAGCTGAGGACAGTGTTCCAACTACAGGTGTGCTGTGGGCTGCATTCACACACCGAAGGGGACTTCAGCGGTGGAGGTATTGATATGTCTGGCTGAAGCCAGTGCTCTTAACAGGAAATTCTCCAAGATCTGTTGAAAGACGCAATAAGCAACATGGTAAGAATCTGACAATGCAGCCAGGGACCTTGGTTTGTTTGAAATACTGGCCAGTTCCCAAGGCCTCACAGGTTACTGCGAGTCCTGAGCTGACTCCACCAGCTCTTCtctctgaaaatgtaaatcagGGCAACAGTTTAACATTTCAATGCAATTTCCTTCCCTTGGTAATGCTCAGCATGGGAAGTAGATGGCTGGATTCCCACATTGTCCAGTGTGGGTCCCACACTGTACTTGACCCCATGTGTCTGTGATCGGACAGCGGTAGCACTGGGCTCCCAGTGTTTACCCAatgctccttctccctctgtccccagAATTCTCTCAGCAaacaaacattcaaaaaaagaaTCCAACAAGCCATAGAAATCTTTCCATCTCTCAATGAAATAGTTATTCCCACAGGTTCATGCTCCTATCCCAATGCAAGTCCAAGACAGGGGAGGAGACAGGCGGCTTTTCCTGGGCACAGTACAGAATGGAGATCCTGCATGTGCTTTAAATCCCTGCTGATGggccttggaaaaaaaaactggCTCCACACAAAACCTGGCAGGCTTGAGTCTCCattcttcagctgcatttcaaaatcagaaaagaggGAGTGGGTAAGGCAGCCAACCACACAATTCCCAGTCACTGAAATCCTCCTTCCAGAAACGAGGGAGGGATTCAGCTGATTCTGAGAGATAAAAAGGTTTCTCCAGCAAGTAATGGATCCTGCCCAATGCTTAGGGGATGCTAAGGGCACAGCATGGATGGTAGCAGGGAGCTGCTCACATTCAGACCTTATCAACGCAGCAAAACAGCATCTTGCTTTGGAAACTACACTTAGGGAGCAAGAGACTGGCTGAAGGCACTTAAagcatggaaaaacaaaaaaaaaaaacaaaacaaaaaaccctcaaaactcTGCAGCCTTGGAATTGGCTACATCTTGTCAGAGGAATTTTGAAATTGTGCAGCTGTTATCCCACGACTAGAGATGTCCCTTCCCTTCcactaaaaatatattaattactGCTCCAggcaaacaccccccccccccatttctccctccctcttaCCCTCTGGGGATTCCCATGCAACAAACTTTACGAGGCTTAGGAACAGCACTTAACccaagcagctgcctgctttccagctgcagtGTTGTGCTGGCAGTGGCAATTATCCACCCATCAGCAGTGCATTTCTGTAATTCCTTGCTCAGTATCTCAAGGGGTTAAGAGAGAAAGTTCATAGCATCTCGGGACATAGTGTGCGGCACCATGTTGGCCAGGTACCCACTGAGAAGTTGTAATTCTCCTGGGAGAGCTTCATTTCTAGGATCCATAGGAGACACCTCTGGCTGACTTGGCTGAGATAGGGTTATTGTTCAGATGGACTTTCCTGGACTCATTCCTTTTGTCCACTTAGAGATGTCACCAGGCCAGCATTGGGGAGTTTGTGCACCTGTCTAGGCATCTTTCTAGGctcacagcagccagcccaAAGCTACTTTCTGTGTCCCCAGTGCTGTACATGGTAAGTTCAGGCCTTCCAGGATGCATCACATATACTGTGAGCTGCTGGCACCTATGTAGGAGACACAGCCTGCTGAAAGGAGCTGGTCACACCTGCAGCCCATGTTCTGCATAGCTGGCAGGTGACTTTGTAGCATGTCTGATGTGTCCAGACAGCACTGGATTGTCTGTGCATAAGCAGTTCTTGTGCTTCCTGGAAATACTGGAATTACTACATAAATGATGACTTCTACTCGTGAAATTCCAGACACAAAGAACATTAGCGCAGAGCATGGGCACACAGTGGAGCTGGGTGTGGGGATAGTGTCACCTCATTCCtctagaaaacaaaactcacttttccaaacacatgaaaatgtggatgttttccccaaaataatttcacttgCGCTGCTGCTCTCCCAACCATCAGGCTGGCAAACTGACTCCAGGATAGCAACTGCCCTTGGTGAATGTACAAGTCAGCTATGCTCCCTTGAGTAACCTGGCTGAGGATGTGGCACTTCTGGGTGCTTGGCCTAAACTCTATGTCACCAAGATAGTGATTCCCTCACAAAGTGCAGCACCTCACCAGTCTGATTCATAAACTATGTAGTTGGGTGGAGGACAGAGCTGGTGTAAGAACCACAGGGTCCTCAGGTAGAAGTTAAAATCTTTCCGTATGTTGTGTGATATGTAACTGGCCTAACTCATTGTCAAAAGCAtccagccagcctgctgcttgCCTTCCAAACCCACCTCTGGCTGACAGCACCGCGCAATTGGCGAGATGGCTCTGCCATGCACGGAGCACATTTCAGCCACCTTTACTGCACCACACCAGAAAGCCTCTGCTCAGTTCTGAGGGCACTGGGCTTTGAACTGAATTCCAGCAGCGCTCAATGATTTTTAACAAATCACTACAAAACACTGTTCACAGAACACATCTGCTCAACAGCCCACAcctcaggcagctgcagtcatagggagcaagaaaaaaggaagatattcTGCCCTTATTATATGTACCTGGAAATGAGAGACACTGACAATCCCCGATCATCCAGGAAATCTTGTGGCAGAGCAAGAAACCAAACCCAGACCAGATTCACATGCACCACCTAAACAACGCTTTCCCAAAACTCTCAGTCAAGAAACCTTCTCCCCTATCACCAGGTGCTAACTGACACTAGTGCTTGTCTGCGCTGTGGAGACAGGGTAGGGTGGGATCTCACAGGTGGGCACAGGGCTCTTACAGGAGTGGTAATGGTGTGCAGGCACCGTTCTTTTGCTTGTGGCACGATCAGCTTCCAGGCTAAAACCTTGGTAACAGCAAGTTCCACTGTGGCCCACGAAGTCATTGACAACTGGCATTGCTTTCAAAGCCATGCCCATGCTTGTTCAAAGGAGGTGAATTACGCTTTTTTCAGATTAGGCTGAATCTGTCCATAATCTGTCACTAACATGAGCGCATGTAGGCAATGTCTGTTGTAAAGTTAAAAGGTTTATGGTGAGCAGGGAAATAAATAAGTCCAGATATGGCTCAGAGTgacaataaaacataaaatccCCGATTCACTGATTCAGATGCTCATATATAAGCATTTGAGAAGGCAACCTTGGAGGATTAAAGCAACTGCTGAAAGACACTATTCTCAGCACAAAGGTCACTTCAATGCCCTATACTTTCAGGGTTTGTGCTCACCTCTTCTATTCTTCCTACCCCAGACTTCAAGAAGCCAGTCCTTCATGTCCAGCTCCCCTAGCCTCTGGCAGAAAAGCATCCCAGTACCACCTCAGAGCTGCGATTTCATCTGTTCCATCAATGTTCCAAATGTCAGGGAGCTGCACCTTAGTAATGCTTTCCCAGAGAAGCATCCCAGTAGCTTAGGCAGTTGTCTCCAAAGGAACTTTAGAGGAAAAGGTCTGCACTTCAGTAGCTACTTACTGTATTTGGCACTGTATTACCTGCATAAATATTTACGCTGCAGGTGAATACCTGAACCCAGCACACAGAGCAAGTGGTAACCCTAGAAAACTTTTCCATTtggctgcaggaagaaaaatttctcctccctttccagTGCATCAGAGCTACCTGTCCTTCACTGTGGGAGTATCCTTACCACAAATGCCTGCACAAGAGCACGTGGCTGGGCTCTGTGCCCATGCAGCATTTGCTGGCACCAAAAAGCCTGGAAAGCGGCAATTGTTCTTGGCCCATGACTTCATGTTGGAGCTCACACTCATGGCCAGTTTTGTTTAGAACACCCTGGGGGTTTATATCAGTGAGTACAGGTTTTCAGGTACCTGTCATGTCAGAGAGTTCGCATTTTATCCTAAAAGGAACAATGACTCATACACACTTCCTAGGGAGTGCTTTTTTGCCACTTGTAGAGTGTTACATTCGTATAAATCCTGGCAGAATTCAGTGAAGTATTTGAGAACTTCTGGTAAGTCTATCAAATTCTACACAATGGTTTAATCATTTGAAAGGTAGAACCGATAAAAGGTTCACAAATCAGTTCAATGcgtttttaaattttacttatAGATATCTTTCCTTACTGCAATTTTTCTGGGGAGGATCTTTTATCCACAGAAAAACCATTCCAAAGGTAACTCTAATTATGCACTGAGGTGTCTAAAACCAAGCTGTATCAGAAATCCCACTCTTCTGCTTCCTTAACACTGACAGTTTATTTGTGTGGGAGTACACCTCCACATATATATCCACTGAGACATGAAGTTACCTTCCTTTGGACTAATCAGAcatgaaacagtaaaaaaaaaaaaaaaagaaaaattagatttggccctttttggttttgctagAGAGAAGGAAGTCtgatctgttatttttttaatctaatgaATATTAGGAATGCCTAGTGTTACCTTTCTTGTCCTCtgaggaggagagaagaggcTTTCCCAGGCATTAAAAGATGGGGTGAAAACATTGCACCTTCAGTGGCAGAACTTTCCTCCAATGGTTTGACACATTTTTCAGACAACCAgatattagaaaaagaaaaaaaaatgatatgTGTGCAGTCAAAATCATATCACATTTCCTTCTTCAGCTAATCAGCTTTCACTTTCTCAGCATGTCTGAGACTATAAATCTAATGCTTATTCATCCATAAATTCTTAAGGGGAAACACAATTGACAGGTTCTTCACTTCTACTGTAAAAGGACAAACCAGCAGAGGACACGGAGGGGGAGGAACACATGGATCTACCTGTGGGTATCTGCATCCAATCAACTCCGCTGTTTCTAGGGTGGACAAGGACGTGCtctgttttttcaaaaacaaaatagTGAACCAGTACCATGCCCAGCACTGATGAAGTCTGATTTTGCTAAAAGACTCTTTACCTTGGCTATtccaggaaattaaaatttcaagaCAATATAGTTGCAGTGATAACCCCAAATATGGGCAGaaatccagatttttaaaatccttttcctgGCAAGTCATCTTCTAGCAATAAGTGTGCTTAAACCGTCAGCAAAAGTCTTCAGAGTTAGCTCATGAGAGATGAATTAAAGACACTAGCAATCCCAAAATAACTTCGGAGGCAAGCTCACGAGGTCTACTCTACATATGTTTCTTTGTACCATTTAtcattattttggtttataaaCTGAAAACATCTACATGTAGAACTGTAGAAAAGTGGAAACAGTCCAATTTATAGGTAACTAATATTAATAGAGTTTTCTCCATAATGGAATCAAATAGCTACTCCTTACAACTACATCAAAAGTAGATTGCTGTTAACAGGTATGGCTGTAGGTTTGGGAACCAACAATTAACAATAATGTTATAGCAGTACAAGCTTGCTGAGGCAAAACTTCAGGAAAGACTGTGCTGGACTGGTCCACATGGAAAGGTAATTTCTGCAGCTCTAGGGAAAAGAATGCTTTCTATTTTTGAATGGGAGGTTTGTGTTAATTGATCTAAGTGCTGGATGGCCAAAGTATTCACATGAGACAAACCTATATTGCACAGATCAACACAAGTGATTTAAGCTCAACAGGAGCGAGGATGTCCAAAAACTCAAACTTGAGAGCACAACAATCAGAAACT comes from Falco naumanni isolate bFalNau1 chromosome 1, bFalNau1.pat, whole genome shotgun sequence and encodes:
- the ADORA2A gene encoding adenosine receptor A2a; translated protein: MLVHGKEDFLSDVAYIILELVIAVLAILGNILVCWAVYLNSNLQNVTNYFVVSLAAADIAVGVLAIPFAITISTGFCAFFYGCLFIACFVLVLTQSSIFSLLAIAIDRIIAIRIPLRYNGLVTGSRAKGIIAICWVLSFIIGLTPMLGWHNRSQIEELGSNKTSPINCSNSMVACLFEAVVTMEYMVYYNFFACVLLPLLLMFGIYLKIFMAARRQLKQMENKMVHGERSRSTLQKEVHAAKSLAIIVGLFAVCWLPLHIINCFTLFCPNCAHAPLWLMYLAIILSHANSVVNPLIYAYRIREFRYTFRKIISQHILGRKEPFKAGTASSRTSTHGGDAENASIRISEYALEVYTNGEIHRDPEKQDLNKCKVGLEWHQNGNALDVETNGHLPHSCKNGILSDACMNREPHSEELIDAQVSYSDLERAAFAAADVS